In Arachis stenosperma cultivar V10309 chromosome 1, arast.V10309.gnm1.PFL2, whole genome shotgun sequence, one DNA window encodes the following:
- the LOC130940600 gene encoding glutamate receptor 2.8-like: MANNKILSYLVGWFVIMFLVAPSTASMEETVKLRVGVPKKEGFPEFVNVIWDEDEHKYNVSGYCMDVFNAVLTFLPFKVSLQIEAYDVNESGQSSNGTYDALVQQIPQKYDVVVGDITILANRSKFVDFTLPYTESGVQMVVAARQGREQSMWTFVKPFSWDLWLSIVVISMFIGSVILIMERNKQVANSQQLSPIYFLWFPISQAVLPEREGVVKKCSRFVLMVWLLLAFVLMQSYTASLTTMMTVEQLQPSFLNVDDLRTGDYYVGYQTGSFVYDLLLHKWKFNPSKLRAYGSVSQYHQALKIGSRGGGVSAIVDELPYLKLFLQKYGSNYMIAGPTYRTAGFGFAFARNSNLTAAFSRGILEVTESDEMDKIEAKYFGKIMNNGWQDQSDASTTTSSSSSPSSLTFYSFSGLFLVTGSATLLALFVSETVIWRTPISMAKAYSRKYLFRTTSSTSAQTHPTTDDDSSSHTTESV, translated from the exons ATGGCTAATAACAAGATCTTGTCATACCTTGTGGGATGGTTTGTCATAATGTTTTTGGTTGCGCCAAGTACAGCATCCATGGAAGAAACAGTGAAACTGCGAGTAGGGGTGCCCAAGAAAGAAGGCTTCCCGGAATTTGTGAACGTAATATGGGACGAAGATGAACACAAGTACAATGTCAGTGGATATTGCATGGATGTTTTCAATGCCGTATTAACCTTCTTACCTTTCAAAGTTTCACTACAAATTGAAGCTTACGACGTTAATGAATCAGGACAGAGCAGCAATGGAACATACGATGCACTTGTACAACAAATCCCCCAAAAG TATGATGTTGTGGTAGGGGATATCACAATACTAGCGAATCGTTCGAAGTTTGTTGATTTCACGTTGCCATATACAGAATCAGGAGTTCAAATGGTTGTAGCAGCTCGGCAGGGAAGGGAGCAAAGCATGTGGACTTTTGTGAAACCCTTCAGCTGGGATCTTTGGTTAAGCATAGTTGTCATCTCTATGTTCATAGGTTCTGTCATACTCATCATGGAAAGGAACAAGCAGGTAGCCAATTCGCAACAACTAAGCCCAATCTACTTCTTATGGTTTCCAATTTCTCAAGCCGTTCTTCCTGAAA GAGAGGGAGTAGTGAAGAAGTGCTCAAGGTTTGTGTTGATGGTGTGGCTTCTGTTGGCGTTTGTGCTGATGCAAAGCTACACGGCGAGCTTGACGACCATGATGACGGTGGAGCAGCTTCAACCGAGTTTTCTGAACGTGGATGATCTACGCACAGGGGATTACTATGTTGGATACCAAACTGGATCATTCGTTTATGATCTCTTGCTACACAAGTGGAAATTCAACCCTTCCAAGCTCAGGGCTTATGGCAGCGTTTCTCAATATCACCAAGCTTTGAAGATTGGAAGCCGTGGCGGTGGCGTTTCCGCTATAGTCGATGAACTTCCCTACCTTAAACTCTTCCTTCAAAAATATGGATCTAATTACATGATCGCTGGTCCAACCTATCGAACTGCTGGCTTTGGTTTT GCATTTGCAAGAAACTCTAATCTTACAGCTGCGTTTTCAAGAGGGATTCTGGAAGTGACTGAGAGTGACGAAATGGATAAGATCGAGGCAAAATACTTTGGCAAGATTATGAATAATGGATGGCAAGACCAATCTGATGCTTCAACAACAACGTCCTCGTCGTCTTCTCCGAGCAGTCTCACGTTTTATAGCTTTTCAGGGCTGTTCCTCGTAACAGGAAGCGCAACTTTGTTGGCATTATTTGTCTCCGAGACAGTGATTTGGCGAACACCAATTTCCATGGCCAAAGCATATAGTCGCAAATATTTGTTCCGCACTACTAGTTCTACTTCTGCGCAAACTCATCCAACAACCGATGATGATTCTTCATCACATACAACGGAATCCGTTTAA